GGTTTCTAGGCATTTGCAGGTGGAGCCACTTTCTAAACGAGACAGCTGGAGCAAGAAACCACACTGCTTTAGACAAAAAAGTTGATGAAAGGAATTGCCCCCAGCAGCAAGAGCCTGGGTATGGTGACCCAGGTGGTGCCTTCACCTCCTACCCTATCTGTGAGGAAGAGGGACGGAGCAGATGCCCCTCAGTTACAAAGCAAGTAATGTCCTTGTTACAATCCTTGTTGCAAGTTAAATTGATGCAACTGCCTGGTGAAACCCAGGTCATACCTGCTAACAAATACAAGCAAACTATCTCTCCCACACTACAGCTCTCCAGGATTTTTTTATGCCGTCTCCAGCCTTCGTGGAATAGTTCAGATTGGGTGGGACCTGTGGACTTGGGTCTGGGTTTTTCTTAAGTCCGCTTCCTCCAAATGGGACTAAATTCGAAGTTATTTGAATTCATAGGTAATTCGGGTATTGTCTAGGTCAGCTTTGAAAGTTTCCATCTTCTTGCTCTCAGAGGGTGATGAACTCTCTTTCAGCTTACCGGTCGGTACGGGAACATCTTCAGCGTGCAGTTTGGAAGCCTGACGTTTGTGGTAGTCAGCGGGTACCAGATGGTGAGAGAAGCTCTTGTCCACCAGgctgaaatatttgcagatCGGCCAAATATTCCACTCCTCCAAGAAATATTTAGAGGCTTTGGTAAGCACAGCTACCAGGATTTTGGTACAAAATATTCATCTCTTTACAATGATAAGAATTAGAGTGAAAGAAACAGTTTGAGTTCAACCCTTGCTAACTTCACCCATGAAGGTGAAGTTAGGTTGCACAGAGTAAGGCAAGAACTTAATTCAGTCTAATGATCTCACAAGTGCACGTTTTAATCTCCTGGGATTTTGGGATGGTGATGGAATCAAAGTCAGGTCTTGatgaaagaggagaaataaaTGCAAGCTGCCCAGAGATCAATAGGCTTGTGGAGTTTTCTCCttggttttaatttctccttcacttttttcccctcagtcgCATGTAGCTCCAGAGACGGGGTAtggtgctcctgcctgcagctctgccaacAGTGTGATAGTACTTATAGTATTTTGGcttacacctttttttcccacGCAAAGTGACAAAGTAACAGATTAAAGCAAATCCATAAAGCTAGATCTTTAGCATAAGCCAATTACTCTTGAATTTTAATTCCCAGGCAAAACTATAGTTTTTTCCAGGTCTGTGGGGTTCGTTtgctttggtggtggtggggggtggtggtttCAAGATGAATGGCCATTGCTGAATCCTATTGCTCGTGTGTGACCCAGAGCaaggtttgtttgcttgtgttttctaCCTGCAGGGCTCATATCATCCAATGGGCATATATggaggcagcagagaaagtTTGCTTTAGCAACACTGAAGAGCATTTCTGTAAGTTTTGAGGAAAAAGTGCAAGAGGAGAGCCGGTACCTCGTGGAGACGATTGAGGAGGAGAAAGGTGGGTGGTTAAGGTACAGCCCTGTGCCCCAAGCTTCCAGCTAAATGAACAACAAGGTGTAAAACTCTCAGTCTGACGAAGCTCCTAACACACAAAACATCTCTTCTGTTGTTCAGATCTCTACCTTATGCTTCCAGACTGTGCCTTTTACCACTATTGTAGACCTCAGGCCTCCCATTTTAGTTCTTCCTTACTAATATTAAGCAAACATATACTAGGTGTTTATTAAAACTTGCATGTTTATATGGCTAAGAAAGTCTCTCCCGTATTCCGCAAAGGAATAAATGCAGCTCTCCTGCTATCAGGCATGTATGCTCAGAGGCTTAGTTAACCTCTGCTTGTCCTTGgttttgcaaagtattttaaaacttgtttaGTCAGGCTTTCCTTTTGTATCACGCACAGATGAAGCGTGTGCCTTGCTTTTTTTATGGTCCAGCTTTTAACAACTGCCAGAGGGATATTAGTAAGAATAATTTGTATGTTGGTACATGGGTGATGTTGCACTTCAGCTTTAAATAGAAGCAGATGGGGTTTAGCTAATTCTATGGAGCTATATATAGTAAACAAGAAAGATCTAAATAGGAATTGCAAAATTATATACTGAACTTGCTCCATTTTAATTGCTGTTGCACTGAAGAGGCCAAATACTTCATGTTGCCAATTGATTATAGTCCCTTATAGTCCTAATCAATAAACTAATTAAGCCACTGGTTTGGGCCTTTCTTCCCATTAGTAATGACAAATAGCGATCATGTCCATCACTCTAATATCTGAGAACGAGCCCAGTTTAATTACTTTCTTGAAGAGTGGAGAGATTAGCAGTCCTGTGCAGAGTGCCTTGCATTTCAAAGTGATGCTCCCCAGCGTACTGACAGCAGCTCGGGGCTGGACTGAATTCCTGACCGATACTAGTCTCTCATATCATGGCAAGTAGCTCTCCAGGCTGCCTAAATGTGCCCTAGGAGGTGATGGTCTCAGCTCGATAGCTCTTCCAAGGAATGCAGATGTGGTGAATGTCATACCACACTTTGCTCGTACTGGAGCTGATGTGCATCATGTCTATGAGCCATATGAGCTATTGCTGGGTTTTACAGGTGGGTGCAGAGACTTGCAatcctctccttctcccctctctcctccatCTCACTTGATTTCTTTTGGGTGGACATTTAATGGCCAGTGCGGTGGCATTTTTGCAGTGTGGCTAGTCCTAGCTCCTTGCCCTGGGCTGAGCTTCAAGGGACCCTCTCCTGGTGTTTAAAATTGGCACCAAAAAACATGTTGTAGCATGCAAACCTCAGCCATAGCGTGGCAGGCACCTGGTTGTTTTCCCTGGAAAGCAGTTCAAGCTCTacttcagcagctctgtgctagCATCGGTGTGTGCCAGCAGCTTGGGCTGCAGACAGGAGGGGATGTCCTGGGAGAAAGGATGTCGTGGCCCACAATGCCCAACCTCCCATGGGGTGCTGGAGGTGATGGGGGTGGTGAGGACCCCAGGATGCAGGGCGAAGCCTTAACATCACCATGGATGAAAAGTAGGTGAGGTCTCACCCCAACTTCACAACTTGACCTGGTAGAGAATGTGGTTTTGactgagatttttaaagaaaaaaaaagcaagctctttcattttgttccctCCAGGACAACCATTTGACCCTCATTACAAAATTAATAGCGCTGTTTCGAACATCATCTGTTCCATAACTTTTGGGAACCGCTTTGACTACCATGACAACCGTTTTCAGGAATTACTGCACTCGCTGGCTGAAACGCTGCTGCTCATTGGAAGTTTCTGGGGCCAGGTAAAACCGGCTGGATGCTTTTCTAGCTTCAGCTGCATGTAAGTGCCCAGAAACCAGAGTTTCTAAGGCACTGACATAACCTGCTTCTCACTGTAGAAAAGAGTCATGTTATAAGGGAAATGACCACAAGTATTGTTTTACATTACACTGGGTTTCTACACAAAATCCATCAGGAAGGCAAGGAAGAAAGTTTAAATTACTAAGGCACATGGAGAAAAGAACACTACAGGATTGTAAAACCAACCTTAAGCCTGACATAACCAAAGAACAATGGAAAAAGCTTACAAATATCTATGTTTCTACAAAAAGAAGAGCCAATTAGTAGCATGATCTGTGAAAATTCCTATCTTTTCCCCCATCCCTTTCCCAACCAGTTTctcaaatagcttttttttattacaaaactgCCTGTGAGTCCAGGTGAAACTAGGTGGATTTGGGGACCACATACCATGGGTCAGGTCTGATCTCTGTCCCCTCCATGGACCCAGCACTAAGGGGCTCCTCTGGGTCCACATTGACTTTGACTCCAGTGGCTATCTCACATTAGGTGACAGCTTTGGCCACCCAATATGAGAGAACTTTATCAGCAGAAAACATCTGGCCGATTCTTATCTTGTTGGTACTTGTTTACATCTGTGTAACTAAATTGACCTTTGTAGCAAAACTACTATATTTTTCCCTGGCAGCAAGCGGAACTAATAAATTGTACTATCATCCCAGCTATGATACTGGCCCATTTTTAACTCAAGAAAtgttcttttgctctttttggTTTCTCACCAGCTGTataatgcttttcctttggtCATGCGATGGCTGCCAGGACCCTTTAGGAAAATCTTCAGGCACTGGGAGAAACTTCAATATTTTGTGAAAGGAGTGATCGCAAAGCACAAGGAGGATTTGGACCAGTCCGAGGCAGGGGATTATATTGACTGTTACCTGAAGGAAATAGAAAAGGTAAGAGGGAAATACCTAAAGCCACCTAAACCTTAACCCACAAAATCAGCAGATGAGACTCAAGGCTGCTTTGGCAGAGGAGCTCATGCCTCCTGCGTTGTCTGCCCCTCCCTACCTCTTCCACTTCAAACTTTTTAGCAACAGCAGGAGGCTGTTCACTTtgcaaacacacagattttttggtgggtttttttttttcatttgaaagtatTTACACTTTGCCTCCTTCCATCTTTCATTCTGTCACACGGCGTAGGAGGACTCTCAGGGAACATGTTCACGTTTCTGAGAGCTTGGAGGCCTGTGCTTGCTGTTGTGAaacttcacatttaaaaatgctaCCTGCTTTCAAGAGTCACCTTACTGCAAACAGGATAGCTTTCGGAGCAGTCCGTAGGGCTTGAAATTCAGCAAAAGTGAGGGGTAGAAGTTTCCATGTCCAGGGGTTGTGGATAATAAACTAGCAGAAGGACTTGATTTATGTACAGGTGgttttagtttgggtttttgaaAGCATCCTCTCCTTAATAGAAGTTTTcatccccattttttttccccaagtttaAGGATGACACCAGCTCATATTTCCACGAGGAAAACCTGCTGTGCTCCACCCTGGACCTCTTCTTAACTGGGACTGAGACAACGGCGACTGCCATCCGCTGGGCTCTGCTCTACATGGCCGTGTACCCCCACATTCAGGGTAGGGCCACCGATGGGTCCTTCATTTAGCCCAAAACTAGTTAAGTGAAACTCACAAAAGAGTTATTTCCAGCTCTACCACATGTTGGACATCCCTGTGCCCCACGTTTCTTATCGGGAACCTTctgaacacagatttttttttttttttttttttttttttttactttttgcagaGAAAGTGCAGCTTGAAATCGACACAGTGATCGGCCAGTCCCGCCAGCCCATGATGGCCGACAAGGAGAACATGCCGTACACCAGCGCGGTGCTGAGCGAGGTCCTGCGGGTGGGCAATGTTGTGCCGCTGGGGGTGCCCAGGATGTCCACCAGCGACACTACCCTGGCCGGCTTCCACCTGCCCAAAGTACATGGACACCACCAGCCTCCCCCTCATCCCACCATCCCACCCAAAGCATGGGCTGCATGGCCCAAGTCCCAAATTTCACCAGGAGGGGAACCAGCCAGCAGGATCTTATGGAGATATCACAGctatacagaaaatacaagctCTCCTGTAGTGCTGTTATGGGTCTCACCTACTTGTGGAGGAGGATTGTGAGATCCTATGGTGCTGGTcataattttcaattttaagAGGTTTATCCCTTAAATTAACCCGCCACACATAATGGGAATAGAAggccaagaaaaaaaggaatgcaaagAGTCTGGGTTTGTTATTTCCACAGAGTATTAAAAAGTAACACTTGATAAAAGCCAGGTAACAGGGATTGATGTATACACACCATTCTGCAATTATGAAAGCAAATACAGGATTTAGATATAAGTAGTCTCTTCCATGTATATGACTGGTTGAgtcaaggaaaattaaaaataaaaaatctagGTGTTTTGCTCCACACTGActagaatatttctttttctgataaagGATGTGGAGATAAACCAGATCgggtttaaaaagcaaaatgtgatGAAGTGAATCGattgaaaattatttggttaAATTGCTTCAAATTCCTATGGGAACACAGTGTTACCAATTTAAAGTTGGTGTATGTTAACATCACCGGTGACAGCAGCACAAGGTACAGATCAACATTATGGTGATATATAAAACACACAGAAGTGAACAATTCTGCAGGCTTTCACTCTCGTTTAATTACatagctcagaaaaaaaacattttgcccTTAAAAAATGTAGTTTACGTTGTGTGTGGAACCGAGCTAATAATACACTAGTCTGACAACACGTCGGCTCTTCTCCATCACATAACGGCCCGTTTTCTCCACCTCTTGCAGGGCACCACCCTGATGACCAGCCTGACCTCGATAATGTTCGACAAAAACGTGTGGGAGACTCCAGACACCTTTAATCCTGAACATTTCCTGGAAAACGGCCAGTACAGGAGGCGGGAGGCttttctgcccttctctgcaggTAGAATGATGGATGGGAAggtggttttcctttttgcaatgtttttttttttccccccaagacACCCCCTCTGGACTAGGAGGTACTGCTCCTTGCCCAGCTTCCAGCCCATCCCCAGAGTGAAAATCCCAGTGGCAGTTAATACTGACTGCTGGGAGCGGGAGGGAAATCAATTTGTCACCGCAGGATGAAAAAGTGAcgcttttttcctcttgtgcaaGCTGTgtaaatgttttgggtttttttcgcCGAGTTTTCCCCTCTTCGTCTATCGGCACAGCCACCGCAGTTTGCTCAGCAGTAAACTTCTGGGGAAGGTTTCTGCAGAATGTGTGGGTGAACATTGCCACCTAACCTTTCGAGGAAGAAAAGCTCCCGCAGCCTGTGCAAGGCCGCGCGTGCGGGAGCCCCAGCGGTGGCTGACGCTCGCCCGGGACTCGGTGAGGTTTTTACTCCTTTTCCAGGCAAGCGGGCCTGTCCCGGGGAGCAGCTTGCCAGGACCGAGCTCTTCATCTTCTTCACAGCCCTCCTGCAGAAGTTCACCTTCCAGGCGCCGGCGGCTGCCACGCTGACCTTCGCCTTCACGCTCAGCCTCACGCGCTGCCCCAAGCCCTTCCAGATCTGCGCGCTGCCTCGTGACTGAAGGCCGGCGTGGGGCTgccccccaaccccctgctTCAGCCCTCCGCAAGCCAGAAAGTGTCCCTTCGGCCACCCGCCCCGCGGAGTTCGGGCTGAAATGGTGAACTATGGGCATCTCGTACCCACCAACAGGCGGGTGGCCACGGGAAGGGCAGAGGGCCACATCTTGCATGCTGCAGCAAGGACAACCCTTGTGGCTCTTCCCttcacctcctgcctcctcccctctATCAGTTCAACAAAATGCAtgaatttaaaagctttattacTTAATCTCCACTGTCCGCAACCCCCAGGGAGGTGTTTGCCAGCTGTAAAAGCATGGGAACATGTTGGGTCCATGTTGGCTCTTCCATAGGGGATATATCCACCACCCAGAGACCATTTAGCAACCCCTAAATCCGAGTGCTGCAGCACACCAAATGACCATGGGCTGTGTTCCAAGGTGTCCATGGTCAGTGGGGGCAGCTGGCCTTGGATGTACAAGCTCTGGGTTCATGCCTTAGCACCAATTTGGACTTCCAGGTGGCCTATCCTGAGCCTCAGGTGGGCTTGGGCTCAGTGTGCTGTATGCCCCCTGCACCATCACTTTGGTGCTTTCTGGTGGAAATATCTGAGCTGAGATGTTTGCAGCAGCAGCgcgtattttttttctctcataaGGATATTGAAATTTTAATTAGGAGGCTACAGGGTGCCAGAAGCAGCTTCCACCAAAGGCCAACCCAAGCAGGATGGCACAAGGAACTGTGCTTCCAGTAGGTCTTGAACGCCTACAAAAACAGTATTGCAATTGTGGAAGCAGGAAAGGTTTATCCAGATAAGGTTTGTGctaataaaatacaaagtgggaaagaaaagttgcaaaaaaataattgtgtggTGTTGCTCAGGAGTGGTTTAACAGAAGCCCAGCAGCATGAGAAGTAGCAGTGTCAGAAGGGCCGTGCCCACGCCGGCTCACTGATGGCTGAGGAAGGAAATGTGGGCACGGAGGCTTTGcggggggaaggcaggagatCTCCACGTACCTTCCGTCCCTGGCAAAGGTTTATGGCCACGCACGGTGTGGGGCTGAGGAGGTGGCTCAGGGGTATGGCACCCTCTGTGGTGGAGACACTGTTTAGCCCATGCTGGGGTCTCTCTGGAAAAGAGTTAATTAAATATGCAACTTGTGGAGAAGTTTTCCATTTATGTGACCAAGCACTAAcgcttaaaaatgttttttcctgtgtgctttTGTTTAGAATATAGCCACAGCAAAGAtttattccccaccccccttttttttttcttcccacctttCACAAGTGACTTTTTTATGGGCACCTACGTAGGGCACTGAGTAGTTAACAGGAAAAGAGGATTAAATCAAGTTTCATTTCCACTGGCTTTAGCCTCCATCTCTGCAATAACCGCCTTTGCTGCCTTGCAAAGCAATCACTGTGCAGTGGCAGATCTATGCCACATGGGAGAGTCCTTTGCACATCACATCCCTGCCACGCCGGGCACCCCGGGATTTTGTCAATGAGCTGTCCTTCTAACTGATCGCTTTAATCCTATTGcagttttaattaatgtttcGCAGTTACAGGCTCCCGTggtggtttgtgggtttttttctttctttctaaaagagaaaacataaaagatctgtggactttttttttcacctatgAAGTTTTCAAAGCCATTCAGGACTAGCAGTggtttctctcatttttttttattcgCTTTGGTGTAGGTCTGAGCTCTGGGATGGGGCTGCAGCTTGTATTATTTGCACTGGCTTAGCAAACAAGTGTTGAACTCTTCCCTCTTCCATTTCAAACTTGCCTTTCTCTGTTACTTTAGGGTTTCCTTCCCCATTCATGGAGAGAATAAAAGATTGAAgttgtcttctttttctttttcttttttttaaatccattgaaggggaaaaaaaaattaaatgtaatgatCCCAAATCATAAAGGCAGGAGGCGTGAACATGGAGGTTTTTTGAGTAGAACATCTCATGTGAATGAGGGGGAAACTCCTGCCTTTCCACAGGGCTCATGCCTAAGTGCACTTAAAAGCCAGAGGTAAAAAGAGAGCTTCTCCTGAAAAACAGCTTCATCCCCTTTATGTTGCAGAATAAAACAATGATTTAACTTCTCAAGTTTCTCAAACGTAAAGGCTTTGCCCTCACGTGTATGGCATCACTCTGGCGGTGCTGCTGCATCTCTGTGCTTTGTCTTCAGCACCGGACAACCCCATCAGCCACATCCAATGTCCCCAAAAGAGAGAAAACGAACCCGAATCACCCCCCGGGGCACGAGGAGGCAGCTGACAGCCGCAGCAGAGCCACACAGTGTGATGGCAAACTGCTGGTGCAAATGCCCTCGCTTCTTCTGCAATAAAGCACAGCACACAGCTCCACGTCCACTGTGGTGTAGTGCCTGGCCAGCCGCCTGCCTCGGAGCCACTCTCGGGTGGGAAGATGGTTACAGGTCCCGCCAAAGGGCCCAGCACCTGCTGTGGCTTTTCAGCACCTGCCCCGGGTTTGTCGGGCTTTGGGCACGGCTTCGGCATGGGCTGCACGCTCGACAGCCACAGCGGGCGGGAAGGGATGGCGGGAGGGCCTGGGGCAAGGCCGGCTCCCGGCCGGAGCAGGGTGCTCTGCTTGCACACATCCAGCCGAGATGAGAAAATGATGGTGCTTAGAAACCGCTGCAGATCCTGGACGGCTTCCAGCCCACATCACCCTGACACACCGAAACCTCAACCAGTGAGTCAGATGGTTTGCGAAAGGTTTGTGCAACCTTATCTCGGATGGCCCTGCTGACCTGGGGCTTGGTCTGGGACTCTTCATATCACTGAACGAGCTTCTGCAAACTCGGAAAGCGTGAGGAGCTCAGAGCGGCGGGAGCCTCCCCGGCACTGTGAAGCCGACGCTGGGACACGGCACGGTGAGGGCACCACGGGGAGGAGAAAGTGGGACTCACGTCAAGCCACGGGCTCATGGGGACAGCATGGCGTGGCTGCCAGAAGGTTTTAATCCTGGCCCCGCAAagctcctttctgtcctttagGCAAGGACGTGGATCACTGGGGTTTTGTAAAGCAGcggtgggaggcaggaggggaaagagggagctgggggtgttaTGGTTTgtgttcagggttttttaaatgggatCAGAGGAAATGCTTGAGTTTAATCAAACAGTCCTTGCTGAAACATGGGAAAGCGGGAGTTCAAATGTGGTCTCCAGGCCAGGTCAGCAAAAGCTGCTTGATGCTGTCTTGTGTTTGTGCCCCCAGCACCTTGCCCATCTCCCCCCATCCCTAGGGGGTTTGGTGGCATCCCTTGAGCTCAGCCCGCCCTGACCTGCCACAAGACACATCCCTGTGGAGCTCCACCATCCACCCATGCTGTGCTTCCTCTGGGAGAGCATCTCCTTCCAGATGCTCCTTGTCTTCCTCACTGTCTTCCTGCTGGTCGCCAGCTACGTGAAGCAGAGGCAGCCAAAGAacttccctcccagccccttctccctccccctcaTCGGGCACATGTACCTGTTGAACTTCAACAACCCCCAGGCCACAGTGCAGAAGGTACAGGGGTGGTGGGCACCGTGGGGAAGGGGGCGGAGGGGGTTGCGGTTACACCACCTTTGCAGCATGGGGAAGGGATTAACCCCAAGCCCATGGCCCATGGGGACCTAGAGGCGGCAGGTTCTCCCTTGGTCAGCAGGAACATCATGAAGTTTGCCTGGGTAGGAGGAGGGGGACAAAGGTGGAGCGACCTTTTTGGACAAAGGGCACGACATGATACCATGCACACGGTGGCAGCTGTAGGAGCCCCATAGGCCTGGCCAGGGACTGGAAGGGTGTTTGGGAAGGGCATGAAAAACACAGGACTGAAAAATCAAACCTGGACAGTTTTACTTGAATTATGGCCAGTTAACACCAACTCCTGATTAGTGATttgggaaaagaggaaagaaaaaagactgagtCAAGCAGACACTTGTGCAAACACCCTGTCTCCCCTCCTGCTCTCAGCTTCCCTTATTTTCATCTGTGTCCCTTGCCAGGGCTGTCCCTGTCCCGACAGACACATGCATTGCAAATGAAAgcccttttatttattttgcccccccctcccagctttctgaaaaacttGGGGACATCTTCAAGCTGCAGCTGGGCACCACATCGTTTGTGTTCGTAAATGGGCTGCGGATGGTTAAGGAAGCTCTAGTAAACCAAGGGGAAAACTTCATCGATCGCCCTGAAATTCCAGTTGACAAGGAGATCTTCAGCAAGTTAGGTGAGTTATCCCTCAGGACACGTATCTCAGCTGTAAGGTCAAAGAGTTGACCCTGCGGAGGTCCAAGACAGCTGGAGATAAGACAGAGCCCTGGAGCTC
Above is a window of Falco biarmicus isolate bFalBia1 chromosome 11, bFalBia1.pri, whole genome shotgun sequence DNA encoding:
- the LOC130157222 gene encoding cytochrome P450 2J2-like, whose amino-acid sequence is MSSSAKMELQFWPDLVSLLTKLNGWTLLVVLVMFLLIIDFVKKRRPRNFPPGPQVFPLVGTLVDLKQPLHLALQKLTGRYGNIFSVQFGSLTFVVVSGYQMVREALVHQAEIFADRPNIPLLQEIFRGFGLISSNGHIWRQQRKFALATLKSISVSFEEKVQEESRYLVETIEEEKGQPFDPHYKINSAVSNIICSITFGNRFDYHDNRFQELLHSLAETLLLIGSFWGQLYNAFPLVMRWLPGPFRKIFRHWEKLQYFVKGVIAKHKEDLDQSEAGDYIDCYLKEIEKFKDDTSSYFHEENLLCSTLDLFLTGTETTATAIRWALLYMAVYPHIQEKVQLEIDTVIGQSRQPMMADKENMPYTSAVLSEVLRVGNVVPLGVPRMSTSDTTLAGFHLPKGTTLMTSLTSIMFDKNVWETPDTFNPEHFLENGQYRRREAFLPFSAGKRACPGEQLARTELFIFFTALLQKFTFQAPAAATLTFAFTLSLTRCPKPFQICALPRD